TGAACGCTTACGGCAATTTTTCTATCCGCATCGTCGAAGTACCAGTCATCTTTAATCCCATCATCTTAATCTTTTTACTAAAAACTGGGATGTAGATAGAAACCTTATAAGGGATAGCAACGGATATGTTTCCTCCTACTTCGCGTTCTGCGTCAGTTGGGGGAGAAATATTAATTTCCTCATTTAAAATTTCGCCAGTTAAAAAGTAGGTTTTAACTAACTGAGAGTCGCCGCTGATAGTAATTTCATCTCGTATTTCTTGAGTTTCTTTACCAAGTGCGCCTGCTCTTGCGTATTCACGAGTAATCTGAGTAACAATTAAATAATTATGAAATACCA
The bacterium DNA segment above includes these coding regions:
- a CDS encoding TadE/TadG family type IV pilus assembly protein, with the protein product MNKESQKGQSTVEFALLLPLLLIITIFIIEISLVFHNYLIVTQITREYARAGALGKETQEIRDEITISGDSQLVKTYFLTGEILNEEINISPPTDAEREVGGNISVAIPYKVSIYIPVFSKKIKMMGLKMTGTSTMRIEKLP